One Vallitalea pronyensis genomic region harbors:
- a CDS encoding cache domain-containing sensor histidine kinase translates to MDWLKTILNKFEGLRIRTKILMFYFILVLLSVGISISLYINMTNRYIENTIYELSISKINTNNKSIELLIEDINNFSKELISDIAIQRNLEIDNKSSASHHEIEKILAASIIFDEKISSVYVFDNEGNSYSSEKQTYKDIVLEDIKKISWYQEALEKKGGYILNLNGGGLINEDRTNYFTFIRVINNNKNHQPIGLMMINIKESTVLNVLNLGENEQVLIKIENDAYSTMEDEQSIAYIHDKDYMNRLNHEQIFYEEITIARTTYSMTGFFNKKYGWKILKMVPNEGRSSMVNSFNGVIISIIFINGVLIIYGSFFIARYITNPIVKLTSLMHDVEEGKFESINVSEHHDEIGSLKAGYNYMIVTIKALIDKVIKEQQTIKKAELRVVMEQIKPHFMYNTLDSISSLIMLNRTDEAYNSLVALSKFYRSSLSDGKLVITISKELDIIKNYLFIQNIRYNHLFEVEIDVDENIMDFKIPKLILQPLIENSLYHGIRPMGMEGLIKIIGKQEGDSITLIVEDNGCGMNNAQLEHIRQMVVYIKNQQSEQGEDMKKISVGIPATIRRIHHMFGAESRFIIDSTNRGTIITIILPLEVQND, encoded by the coding sequence ATGGACTGGTTGAAAACAATTTTAAATAAATTTGAAGGCCTAAGAATTAGGACTAAGATACTGATGTTCTACTTTATACTGGTGCTGCTGAGTGTTGGCATAAGTATCTCTTTATATATCAATATGACAAATCGATATATTGAAAATACAATCTATGAGTTAAGTATAAGTAAAATAAATACGAACAATAAAAGTATTGAACTTCTAATTGAAGACATCAATAATTTTTCTAAAGAGTTAATATCGGATATTGCTATTCAACGAAATCTAGAAATTGATAACAAGAGTAGTGCTTCACACCATGAAATAGAAAAAATATTAGCAGCCTCTATTATATTTGATGAAAAAATTTCCTCTGTCTATGTGTTTGATAATGAAGGGAACAGTTATTCATCTGAAAAACAAACCTATAAAGATATCGTTTTAGAAGATATTAAAAAAATTAGTTGGTATCAAGAAGCCTTAGAGAAAAAAGGCGGATACATTCTTAATTTAAATGGCGGAGGACTCATTAATGAGGATCGGACAAACTATTTCACTTTCATTAGAGTGATTAATAACAATAAAAACCATCAACCTATTGGGCTTATGATGATCAACATAAAAGAAAGTACCGTATTAAATGTGTTAAACTTAGGGGAAAATGAGCAAGTGCTTATTAAAATAGAGAATGATGCCTACTCAACCATGGAAGATGAGCAATCAATAGCGTACATTCATGACAAAGATTACATGAATAGATTAAATCATGAACAAATATTTTATGAGGAAATTACCATTGCTCGTACAACATACAGTATGACAGGGTTTTTTAATAAAAAGTATGGTTGGAAAATACTTAAAATGGTCCCCAATGAAGGCCGGTCATCCATGGTTAACAGCTTTAATGGCGTGATTATTAGCATTATTTTCATTAATGGTGTATTGATTATTTATGGTTCTTTCTTTATTGCAAGGTATATTACCAATCCCATTGTTAAACTAACGTCACTTATGCACGATGTTGAAGAAGGAAAGTTTGAATCCATTAATGTAAGCGAGCATCATGATGAAATCGGCAGTCTTAAAGCTGGCTATAACTATATGATTGTCACAATTAAAGCGTTAATCGATAAAGTCATAAAAGAGCAACAAACAATTAAAAAAGCAGAACTGCGGGTAGTCATGGAACAAATCAAACCACATTTTATGTACAATACGCTAGATTCTATTAGTTCTTTAATTATGCTAAATAGAACAGATGAAGCTTACAACAGTTTAGTAGCCCTTTCAAAATTTTACCGCTCAAGTTTAAGTGATGGAAAGCTTGTCATAACCATCTCCAAAGAACTGGATATCATTAAAAACTATTTGTTTATACAAAATATACGATATAATCATTTATTTGAAGTGGAAATAGATGTTGACGAAAACATCATGGATTTTAAAATACCAAAGCTTATCTTGCAGCCGCTAATAGAAAATAGCCTGTATCACGGGATTAGACCTATGGGAATGGAGGGGTTAATCAAAATTATTGGAAAACAAGAAGGTGATTCTATAACACTAATCGTTGAAGATAACGGTTGCGGTATGAACAATGCTCAGCTTGAGCACATTCGACAAATGGTGGTTTACATAAAAAATCAGCAAAGTGAGCAAGGTGAGGACATGAAAAAAATAAGTGTAGGCATTCCAGCAACAATAAGAAGAATACATCATATGTTTGGAGCAGAAAGTAGGTTTATCATTGATAGCACCAATAGAGGCACTATCATTACTATTATTCTGCCTTTGGAGGTGCAAAATGACTAA
- the yicI gene encoding alpha-xylosidase codes for MKFSNGRWLMRKGVTPYYTNEARDIKVTDREVTVYAPFQQVHHRGNTLRGPLFTLSITSPAEDVISLRIIHFKKKSKKPVFDTQNKQLPLNVSDTNDFYEIGAGKTAMRIYRNGWKIEYMYKGKMITYSGFRGLGMMDTDEGGRYMCENLNIGIDEKIYGLGERFTPLIRNGQTVDIWNEDGGTGSEQSYKNIPFYLSNKGYGLFVNDPGKVSFEIGSEKVSKVQFSVAGEELEYMFIPGDTPKEILSKYTDITGKPGLPPAWSFGLWLTTSFTTDYDEETVTSFVDGMLERDIPLHTFHFDCFWMNEYEWCNFTWDSCVFPDPYGMIKRLKAKGLHICVWINPYIGQKSPLYDEGLEKDYFIRTTDGNPWQWDLWQPGMAIVDFTNPKATAWYVSHLEKLLDMGVDSFKTDFGERIPTENIFYHDGSDPVKMHNYYAYLYNRVVYDLLEKKLGKYQSVLFARSGSVGSQKFPVHWGGDCTSQYESMAESLRGGLSLSMSGFGFWSHDIGGFESTSTSDVYKRWAAFGLLSSHSRLHGSNSYRVPWLYDEESVDVLRSFVKLKCRLMPYLYSQANMTAISGIPMMRSMFLEHPEDPIAQIVDRQYYLGDAVMVAPVFNPEGDCQYYLPHGTYTHLLTNEKHQGGKYFNENFNYFSLPLYVKPNTILPMGQDDSRPDYDYLENISYHVFEVNDGAEIALDVYNTKNQVEDHVTLEKTDNTMLITRNSKKPATIVLRNIGEIEEATVPVDPCELGVILTLGTDDQKVSIQLKRSTTC; via the coding sequence ATGAAATTCAGTAATGGTAGATGGCTTATGAGAAAAGGGGTAACCCCTTACTATACCAACGAAGCAAGAGATATCAAAGTGACAGATAGGGAAGTCACCGTCTATGCACCCTTTCAACAGGTACACCATAGAGGTAATACACTCAGAGGACCTCTATTTACCCTGTCAATCACATCACCTGCTGAGGATGTTATCAGCCTTAGGATTATTCATTTTAAGAAAAAATCGAAGAAGCCTGTTTTTGATACTCAGAATAAACAACTGCCCCTTAACGTCTCTGATACAAATGATTTTTATGAGATTGGGGCAGGGAAGACTGCAATGAGAATTTACAGGAATGGGTGGAAGATTGAATACATGTACAAAGGTAAAATGATCACCTACAGTGGATTCAGAGGTCTTGGCATGATGGACACAGATGAGGGTGGCAGGTACATGTGTGAAAACCTTAATATCGGTATTGATGAGAAAATCTACGGTCTTGGTGAGCGTTTCACACCCCTTATCAGAAACGGCCAGACGGTGGATATATGGAACGAAGATGGCGGTACAGGGTCCGAACAGTCCTATAAAAATATCCCTTTCTATTTGTCCAATAAAGGCTATGGACTCTTTGTCAATGACCCAGGGAAAGTGTCTTTTGAAATAGGTTCAGAAAAAGTATCAAAGGTTCAATTCTCTGTGGCCGGTGAAGAGCTTGAATATATGTTCATTCCTGGTGACACCCCAAAAGAGATTCTTTCAAAATATACGGACATCACGGGAAAACCAGGTCTTCCGCCGGCATGGAGTTTTGGTCTGTGGCTGACGACTTCCTTCACGACAGATTACGATGAAGAGACAGTAACCTCATTTGTCGACGGTATGCTTGAAAGGGATATACCGCTGCATACGTTTCACTTTGACTGTTTCTGGATGAATGAATACGAGTGGTGCAACTTCACTTGGGACAGCTGTGTCTTTCCTGACCCTTATGGTATGATTAAGCGCCTCAAAGCTAAAGGACTTCATATCTGTGTTTGGATTAACCCTTACATTGGGCAGAAATCGCCACTGTATGATGAAGGTCTTGAGAAGGACTATTTTATTAGAACAACAGACGGTAATCCATGGCAATGGGATTTATGGCAGCCAGGTATGGCTATCGTGGACTTCACCAATCCCAAAGCCACGGCTTGGTATGTGAGCCATTTGGAAAAACTGTTGGATATGGGTGTTGATTCCTTCAAAACAGACTTTGGTGAGAGAATCCCTACTGAGAATATCTTTTACCATGATGGTTCTGACCCTGTAAAGATGCACAATTACTACGCTTATTTATATAACAGGGTTGTGTATGACCTCCTTGAAAAAAAACTTGGCAAGTATCAGTCCGTGCTGTTTGCCCGTTCAGGCTCAGTGGGTTCTCAGAAATTTCCCGTCCATTGGGGTGGAGACTGTACATCCCAGTACGAATCCATGGCTGAAAGTCTTCGGGGTGGTCTGAGTCTGTCCATGTCCGGATTCGGCTTCTGGAGCCATGATATTGGCGGATTTGAAAGCACCTCTACCAGTGACGTTTATAAACGCTGGGCAGCCTTTGGTTTATTATCCAGTCACTCACGGCTTCATGGATCTAACTCCTACAGAGTGCCATGGCTATATGATGAAGAGAGTGTGGATGTCCTCAGAAGCTTTGTGAAATTGAAATGCAGACTCATGCCCTATCTTTACAGTCAGGCCAATATGACAGCTATCAGCGGTATTCCCATGATGCGTTCTATGTTCTTGGAACATCCAGAAGATCCTATTGCTCAGATTGTTGACAGACAGTACTATCTGGGAGATGCAGTCATGGTTGCGCCTGTGTTCAATCCAGAAGGGGACTGTCAATATTACCTTCCTCATGGTACGTATACACACTTGCTGACCAATGAGAAGCACCAAGGCGGTAAGTATTTTAATGAAAATTTTAATTATTTCAGTCTGCCTCTGTATGTTAAGCCTAATACGATTCTACCCATGGGACAGGATGATTCAAGACCGGACTACGATTATCTGGAGAACATCTCCTATCATGTGTTTGAAGTAAATGACGGTGCGGAAATTGCTTTAGATGTTTATAACACGAAGAATCAGGTAGAGGATCATGTGACTTTGGAGAAAACGGATAATACAATGCTTATAACGAGAAACAGTAAAAAACCAGCAACCATTGTTCTAAGGAATATTGGGGAAATAGAGGAAGCAACTGTTCCAGTTGATCCTTGTGAGTTGGGCGTTATCCTGACACTTGGTACTGACGACCAGAAAGTTTCCATTCAGCTAAAAAGGAGTACGACATGTTAA
- a CDS encoding alpha-glucuronidase family glycosyl hydrolase yields the protein MNWEQAWLKYEQDETGTYASFLSSITLKGHSEVLDTAVKELQLAAAAMYGIIPHVNESEKIPHEGIHLVVGDNDMAIGTEGYKIESYGGLITVYGESDVGVLYGVFGVLRLMRSGGIPDGYQGVEIPDNPLRMLNHWDNMDGSIERGYSGESFFFKSGEVIVSERIMDYTRLNASIGINGVVINNVNVAGAAIDLITEKYREPLKTYSDIFRAHGIKLYLSLDYAAPMDIGGLDTCDPLDEQVITWWQRTLDALYSELPDMGGFLIKADSEGRPGPFSYGRTHAEGANMLGKIVAPYGGIILWRCFVYNCTQDWRDTTQDRASASYDHFIPLDGAFDDNVILQIKNGPMDFQVREPVSPLLGAMKATNQVLEFQAAQEYTGQQRHVCYLVPMWKEVLDFRTHCASENDRVRDVVAGRTYAMKHSGIAAVANTGNDSNWTGHDLAAANYYGFGRLIWKTSLTSEEIAEEWVCQTFNREAVDVICNMLMKSWPAYEKYTSPLGIGWMVNPGHHYGPNVDGYEYDMFGTYHRADHLAMGVDRTEAGTGYIDQYFPKNKRMYSSTVTCPESLLLFFHRIPYSYQLSTGKTLIQHIYDAHYEGVETVSEMLEQWTALEGTVEALPYMRVKKRLEHQLDHAGLWRDVVNSYFYRKTLIEDEKGRKLY from the coding sequence ATGAACTGGGAACAGGCATGGTTGAAATATGAGCAGGATGAGACAGGGACATATGCATCCTTCCTCTCAAGTATTACGTTGAAGGGACATTCTGAAGTCCTTGACACCGCAGTCAAAGAACTTCAACTTGCTGCGGCTGCTATGTATGGCATAATACCTCATGTGAATGAAAGTGAAAAGATTCCCCATGAGGGCATACATTTGGTTGTTGGCGATAACGACATGGCGATAGGTACAGAAGGGTACAAGATTGAAAGCTACGGCGGACTGATTACCGTATACGGAGAGTCTGATGTCGGTGTGCTCTATGGTGTGTTTGGTGTCCTGAGACTTATGAGATCAGGTGGTATTCCAGATGGTTATCAAGGGGTTGAAATACCAGATAATCCTCTTAGAATGCTGAATCACTGGGACAATATGGATGGTAGCATCGAACGTGGTTACAGCGGTGAATCCTTCTTCTTCAAGAGCGGTGAGGTTATTGTCAGTGAGCGAATTATGGATTATACCAGGCTCAATGCATCCATTGGTATCAACGGTGTGGTCATCAACAACGTGAATGTGGCAGGGGCCGCCATTGACCTGATAACAGAAAAATACAGAGAACCATTAAAAACCTATTCAGATATCTTCAGAGCTCACGGTATCAAGCTGTATCTGAGTCTGGACTATGCAGCACCTATGGACATCGGTGGTTTAGACACCTGTGACCCTCTGGATGAGCAAGTTATCACATGGTGGCAAAGGACTCTGGATGCCTTATACAGTGAACTGCCGGATATGGGTGGATTCCTGATCAAGGCCGATTCCGAAGGCAGACCGGGGCCCTTCTCATATGGCAGAACCCATGCAGAAGGAGCCAATATGCTCGGTAAAATTGTGGCACCATACGGTGGTATCATTCTATGGCGCTGCTTTGTCTACAACTGCACACAGGATTGGAGGGATACCACTCAGGATAGAGCCAGTGCAAGTTATGATCATTTTATACCTCTTGACGGTGCTTTTGATGATAACGTGATTCTTCAGATTAAGAACGGCCCTATGGATTTTCAGGTCAGGGAACCTGTATCACCTCTGTTAGGTGCCATGAAGGCAACCAATCAGGTGTTGGAATTCCAGGCTGCTCAGGAATATACGGGACAGCAGAGACATGTCTGCTATCTTGTACCCATGTGGAAAGAGGTACTTGATTTCAGGACTCACTGTGCTTCAGAGAATGATAGGGTCCGTGATGTGGTGGCTGGAAGGACATACGCCATGAAACACTCCGGTATCGCAGCTGTAGCCAATACCGGTAACGACAGCAACTGGACAGGGCATGATCTTGCAGCAGCCAATTATTACGGTTTTGGTCGGCTCATATGGAAGACCTCTCTGACATCTGAAGAGATTGCAGAGGAATGGGTATGTCAGACATTTAACAGAGAAGCGGTAGATGTCATCTGTAATATGCTTATGAAATCATGGCCGGCCTATGAGAAGTATACCAGTCCCCTAGGTATCGGCTGGATGGTGAATCCGGGGCATCATTACGGCCCCAATGTGGACGGTTATGAGTATGACATGTTTGGTACATACCACAGAGCAGACCATTTGGCCATGGGAGTTGACAGGACCGAAGCAGGCACCGGCTACATAGATCAGTATTTTCCTAAAAATAAAAGGATGTACAGCAGTACGGTTACCTGTCCAGAGTCATTACTGCTTTTCTTTCACAGGATTCCATACAGTTATCAGCTGTCTACTGGAAAGACATTAATCCAGCATATCTATGATGCCCATTATGAAGGGGTTGAAACGGTTTCGGAAATGTTGGAACAGTGGACTGCTCTAGAAGGAACAGTGGAAGCTTTGCCTTATATGCGGGTGAAAAAGCGTTTGGAACATCAGCTTGATCATGCAGGTCTGTGGCGTGATGTGGTAAACAGCTATTTTTACCGCAAGACGCTTATTGAAGACGAAAAGGGTAGGAAGCTCTATTAA
- a CDS encoding DUF6273 domain-containing protein, producing the protein MIQFGGYDWRILDIKNDVALIITEYIIEQRSYHNAYKHITWADCSLRQYLNGEFYNTFNTTDQSRIIPVAIKNLDNQWYGSKAGADTQDSIFLLSIEEVACRYFGDSSEKLYNPGKNQRYWLQRKDENNRKRIARLEANRESVWWWWLRSPGRDNLKGVYIHGDGNIGIQGNNVLRGNRSDGRCTGGVRPALWLKLKSQ; encoded by the coding sequence GTGATACAATTTGGTGGTTATGACTGGCGCATTCTTGACATTAAAAATGATGTGGCTCTGATTATAACCGAGTATATTATAGAACAACGCTCTTACCATAACGCTTATAAACATATAACATGGGCTGACTGCTCGTTAAGACAATATCTGAATGGAGAATTTTATAACACATTCAACACAACTGATCAATCAAGAATAATTCCGGTAGCAATTAAAAATCTTGACAATCAGTGGTATGGTTCAAAAGCCGGAGCAGATACACAAGACAGCATCTTCTTATTAAGTATTGAGGAAGTTGCATGCAGATATTTTGGAGACAGCAGCGAAAAACTATATAACCCTGGTAAAAATCAAAGATATTGGCTTCAAAGAAAAGATGAAAATAACCGTAAGCGAATAGCAAGACTTGAGGCTAATAGAGAAAGCGTTTGGTGGTGGTGGCTTCGGTCGCCTGGCCGAGATAATTTAAAAGGCGTGTACATCCATGGTGACGGTAATATAGGTATCCAAGGCAACAATGTATTGAGAGGCAACAGGAGCGATGGCAGATGTACAGGCGGTGTCCGTCCAGCTTTATGGCTGAAGCTGAAATCACAATAG